The Pseudomonas sp. KU26590 genomic sequence CGATCCAGCCAGCCCTCCAGATGCAAGCCGCTGACAAATACTACGTCGGCTTTTTTCAGTGCCTGGGCGTCATTGGGGGTGGGCTCGTAGACGTGAGGGTCGCCGTTGGGCCCGATGAGCGAGGTCACGTGTACGTGATCGCCGCCGACGTTGTGCACCATGTCGGCGATGACGGTGAACGAGGCGACGGTTTCCAGGGTTTTTGCCTGGGCGAAGTTGGCCAGGCCCGACAACGCCAGCGCGGCGGTCAGAAGCGTGAAACGTTTCATGGTGGTTTCCTTGCGGTAAGAGGACGATCAGCCGGACAGATGAACCCTCGGGAACAGCCGGCGTACAAAACCGCTGCGTCCAAAGAACAGTGAGAACCCGTAAAAGGCGCTGGCGGTGAGCACGATGGCCGGGCCGGAGGCGACGCTGGCGTGGTAGGAGACGATCAGGCCGATGAAGCCCGAGAGCGTGGCCACCACGGTCGAAATCACGATCATGCCGGTGAGCGAGCGCGCCCAGAACCGCGCGACCGTGGCGGGCAGCATCATCATGCCGACGGCCATCAGCGTGCCCAGCGCTTGAAACCCCGCCACCAGATTGAGCACCACCAGCAGCAGAAACAGCACGTGATACAGAGACCCGCGACCGCCCACCGCGCGCAGGAAACCCGGGTCGAAGCATTCGAGGATCAACGGACGGTAGATCAGCGCGAGCAGAATCAAGGTGAACGACGCGATGCCGCCCACCATGAAAATCGCCTGATCGTCGATCGCCAGGATGGTGCCGAACAGCACGTGAAGCAGATCCACGTTGGAGCCGTGCAGGGACACGATCAGCACGCCGGCCGCCAGAGACGTCAGGTAAAAGCTGGCGAAGCTGGCGTCTTCACGCAGTGATGTGTAACGGCTCACCAACCCCGACAGCAATGCGACCGCGAGACCTGCGATCAGGCCGCCGAAGCCCATCGCCGGGAGCGACAATCCGGCGAACAGAAAACCCACGGCGGCACCCGGTAATACCGCGTGGCTCATGGCGTCGCCCACCAGACTCATGCGCCGCAGCATCAGCAGCACGCCGACCGGGCCGGAGCCGATGCCCAGCGCCAGGCACGCCACCAGGGCGCGGCGCATGAAACCGAAATCGACGAAGGGCTGGATCAACAGGCTATAGAGCGTCACAGCGTCTGCTCCGCATCGGCGTCGCACGGTTGCGCGTCAGGGTTCCAGTGCTCGGCCATGTTCTTGGCGCGGCGCAGGTTGTCGTCGTTGAGAATGTCGGCGGTGTCGCCCCACGCAATGATTTCCCGGGCCAGCAACAGCGTGCTCGGAAAATGCTGACGCACTTGCTCGATGTCATGCAGCACCGCAATGACGGTGCGGCCCTGGCCATGCCAGGTGCGGATCAACTGCAGCAAGTCCCGCGTGGTGCGTGCGTCGATGGCCGTAAACGGCTCGTCGAGCAAAATCACCGAAGCGTCCTGCAATAACAGTCGGGCAAACAGCACGCGCTGAAACTGACCGGACGACAACGAGCTGATGCTGCGTTGCTCGAATCCAGCCAGACCCACAGCTCCCAGCGCGTCCTGGGCCTGTTCAGCGTGCTTTCGTGTAGCGCCCCGGAACGCGCCGATGCTGCGCCATGCCCCCATCATCACCGTGTCGGCCACGCTGAGCGGAAAGCTGCGGTCGATCTCGGCAGCTTGCGGCAGATAGCCGATGTGCCGCGTCGCCAACTGGTTGCGCTCGACGCGCCCGACAGCGGGTTTGAGCGTACCGGCGATGGCTTTGATCAGCGTGGATTTACCGGCGCCGTTGGGGCCGACGATCGCCGTCAGGCTGCCTGCGGCGAAACGGCCGTTCGCGTGATGCACCGCTGGCCGGCGTTCGTAGGTCAGTGTCAGGTCGTGGAGGTCGATGGCGGCACTCATGGAATCGCCACCGCCCAGGCGACGCCGATCCACAGCAGGACCAGCATGGCGAGAGAAATCAACACGCGCTTGCCGGCCGATTGAGCCAGCGCCGACGTTGCAAGTGAGGGAGAAAGCCGGGAATCGCGTTTCACAGAAAGGGCAGCCTGAAATAATTTGTTATAGTATTACATCACCTTTGGCTTGATCTGCAAAGCGCGATTTGGGCGAAGTTCAGGGAGGCGACAGTTTCCCTCTCGCAGGGGAGGGTGGCGTTTCCCCGGCGCGATAAACCCTGTAGTTTTCGATCACTTTTCTCTTTGCCAGGATGATTTCCATGACGGCTTCTCACCGGCGTCCCGTACCCCTCGCCAAATGCTATCGCCTGCTCAACCACGGCCCGACCGTCTTGATCAGCGCCGCTCACGACGGGCAGCGCAACATCATGGCGGCAGCGTGGGCGATGCCGCTGGACTTCCAACCGCCGAAAGTCACCGTCGTGCTGGATAAGTCGGTGTGGACGCGGCAGTTGCTCGAAAGCTCCGGGACGTTCGTGATCAACGTGCCGACCCTCAGCCAGATCGATATCGTCGAAACGGTCGGCTCGACCTCAGGGCTGGACATCTCCCAAGAGCAGGGCCTGGATAAATTCAAAGCGTATGGGCTGGAGACTTTCGCGGGCTCCCACGTTGAGGCGCCGTTACTGGAAGGCTGTGCGGGCTGGCTGGAGTGCCGTTTGATTCCCGAGCCGCACAACCAGAGCGCGCACGATCTGTTCATCGGCGAAGTGGTCGCAGCGTGGGCGGATGAGCGCGTGTTTTCCGAAGGGCACTGGCATTTCGAGGGCCATGACGCGCTGCGCACCCTTCACCATGTGGCGGGCGGGCATTTTCTGGTGATTGGCGATGGGGCGGATGGCAAGGTGCTGCAGCGATCGGCTGACTGACTATGCCCCGCTTGCTACGACCGCGCCCCTGATTGGAAGGGCGCGGTGAAGCAGGTTCAGTGGCCGGACGTGGATGCAGCTCAGTCCTTTGACAACTCGCCGTTGACCAGGCGCCAGGTCTTCAACGGATTGCTGGCTTTCAACGCAGGGGGCAGCAGCGAGTCCGGCACGTTCTGGTAACAGACGGGACGCAGGAAGCGATCAATGGCTGTGGCGCCCACCGAGGTACTGCGGCTGTCGGAGGTTGCCGGGAACGGCCCGCCGTGAACCATCGAATAACTCACTTCGACGCCGGTCGGGAAGTCATTGAACAGAATCCGTCCCGCCTTGCGCTCCAGGATTGGCAGCAGCGACTGAGCGGTCGCCTCGTCGCCGTCGTCGAACTGCAGCGTCACGGTCAGTTGCCCATCGAAGCTGGCAGCGACTCTCTGCAGATCGGCGACGTCGGTGCAAACAATCAGCAGTGCGCTTGGTCCGAAGTTTTCGTCCTCCAGCGCGGGATTGGCGAGGAACGTGGCCGAGTCGGTGCGGAAGAAGGCCGGGCGCGCCTGGAATGAACCTTCGGCCTCCTGACCTTCCGCTACCAGCGTCACGCCTTGCGCGCTGTGCAGATTATTCAGACCGTTGCAGTAAGCGCCGTGGATGTTCGGCGTCAGCATGGTGGTCGGTAGTTTCTCGGACAGCGCCTTGGCCGATGCCGACACGAAGGTTTCCAGCGCGTCGCTTTCCAGTGCCAGCAGAATGCCGGGGTTGGTGCAGAACTGCCCCGCGCCCATGACCAGCGATTCGACAAAACCCTTGGCGATAGTTTCGGCGCGGGCCAGCAAAGCGGCGGGCAGCAGGAACACCGGGTTGATGCTGCTCATCTCGGCATACACCGGGATCGGCACCGGACGCGCCTGAGCGGCCGACACCAGCGCCAGACCGCCACGACGGGAGCCAGTGAAGCCCACGGCTTGAATCAACGGGTGACTGACCAGCGCCTGGCCGACAGCAATGTCTTTATCGATCAGCAATGAGAACACGCCTTCTGGCATGCCGGTATCGCGCGCGGCTTTCTGAATCACGCGCCCCACCAGTTCGCTGGTGCCCAGGTGAGCCGGGTGTGCTTTGACGATGACCGGGCAACCGGCCGCCAACGCAGAAGCGGTATCGCCGCCGGCGACCGAGAAGGCGAGGGGGAAGTTGCTCGCACCGAACACCGCCACCGGGCCGAGTCCGATGCGCCGCAGACGAAGGTCTGCGCGGGGCAAGGGCTGGCGCTCCGGGAGTGCGGTATCGACCACGGCACCGTGCCAGCGTCCGTCACGCAGCAGGCTGGCAAACAGTTTGAGCTGATTGACCGTGCGCATCCGCTCGCCTTCAAGGCGTGGCTTGGGCAGGCCGCTTTCGACATGGACACGCTCGGTCAGCACATCGCCCAGATCCAGAAGACCTTGGGCGATGGCTTCAAGGAAGCTGGCGCGTTGGTCGTCACTCAGTTGCCGATAACGGTCGAATGACGCTTCGGCCAGTTCGCACGCCGCGTTGACGTCATCCAGCGTGCTGGCGCCAAACGACGGTGTAAGGGGTTCGCCCGTGGCGGCGGCGAGGGCGAACACCTCTCCTGCCTGGCCCCGCACAGCGCGTTGTCCGATGATCGTTTCACCAAGAATCTGCATAGCTCAACACCTCTTGAGGGCGGCGACCGTCAGGTGGCACCGCAGTGGCCAGCCCCTGAGGTTACATCATGGCGCTACGATCGCCACCGGTCCGGGTGTTGAGCTTGCTGTTGAGCTTATGGCCGCGCTTATTGCTGCAGCCTATTGCTGAACGGCGCTGAACCCTTCAAACGCAGTTTGCTGCTGGATCGCGCTGACAATGTTCTTGCGCGTCGCAGGCTGCTGGTTGCCCTGATTGTCCACGAACACCTCGCTTTGCAGCTCCGCCTCATCGCCTTCACCGATGAACGTGAAGCCCAGGAATTCAAAGGCTTCGCGGTCAGCGTTGGCTTTCG encodes the following:
- a CDS encoding flavin reductase family protein; this encodes MTASHRRPVPLAKCYRLLNHGPTVLISAAHDGQRNIMAAAWAMPLDFQPPKVTVVLDKSVWTRQLLESSGTFVINVPTLSQIDIVETVGSTSGLDISQEQGLDKFKAYGLETFAGSHVEAPLLEGCAGWLECRLIPEPHNQSAHDLFIGEVVAAWADERVFSEGHWHFEGHDALRTLHHVAGGHFLVIGDGADGKVLQRSAD
- a CDS encoding aldehyde dehydrogenase (NADP(+)): MQILGETIIGQRAVRGQAGEVFALAAATGEPLTPSFGASTLDDVNAACELAEASFDRYRQLSDDQRASFLEAIAQGLLDLGDVLTERVHVESGLPKPRLEGERMRTVNQLKLFASLLRDGRWHGAVVDTALPERQPLPRADLRLRRIGLGPVAVFGASNFPLAFSVAGGDTASALAAGCPVIVKAHPAHLGTSELVGRVIQKAARDTGMPEGVFSLLIDKDIAVGQALVSHPLIQAVGFTGSRRGGLALVSAAQARPVPIPVYAEMSSINPVFLLPAALLARAETIAKGFVESLVMGAGQFCTNPGILLALESDALETFVSASAKALSEKLPTTMLTPNIHGAYCNGLNNLHSAQGVTLVAEGQEAEGSFQARPAFFRTDSATFLANPALEDENFGPSALLIVCTDVADLQRVAASFDGQLTVTLQFDDGDEATAQSLLPILERKAGRILFNDFPTGVEVSYSMVHGGPFPATSDSRSTSVGATAIDRFLRPVCYQNVPDSLLPPALKASNPLKTWRLVNGELSKD
- a CDS encoding metal ABC transporter permease; amino-acid sequence: MTLYSLLIQPFVDFGFMRRALVACLALGIGSGPVGVLLMLRRMSLVGDAMSHAVLPGAAVGFLFAGLSLPAMGFGGLIAGLAVALLSGLVSRYTSLREDASFASFYLTSLAAGVLIVSLHGSNVDLLHVLFGTILAIDDQAIFMVGGIASFTLILLALIYRPLILECFDPGFLRAVGGRGSLYHVLFLLLVVLNLVAGFQALGTLMAVGMMMLPATVARFWARSLTGMIVISTVVATLSGFIGLIVSYHASVASGPAIVLTASAFYGFSLFFGRSGFVRRLFPRVHLSG
- the aztA gene encoding zinc ABC transporter ATP-binding protein AztA — translated: MSAAIDLHDLTLTYERRPAVHHANGRFAAGSLTAIVGPNGAGKSTLIKAIAGTLKPAVGRVERNQLATRHIGYLPQAAEIDRSFPLSVADTVMMGAWRSIGAFRGATRKHAEQAQDALGAVGLAGFEQRSISSLSSGQFQRVLFARLLLQDASVILLDEPFTAIDARTTRDLLQLIRTWHGQGRTVIAVLHDIEQVRQHFPSTLLLAREIIAWGDTADILNDDNLRRAKNMAEHWNPDAQPCDADAEQTL